The following proteins come from a genomic window of Salvia hispanica cultivar TCC Black 2014 chromosome 4, UniMelb_Shisp_WGS_1.0, whole genome shotgun sequence:
- the LOC125220305 gene encoding zinc finger MYM-type protein 1-like gives MVSLDNVSDVINKEYNVRLKASISCLRYLLGQGMAFRGHREGEDSLNRGNFIELLKWLKAHNEVISKVTLENAPRNCQLTSPTIQKDIINCCAKETMKRIVDDLGDDYFAILADESSDVSQKEELALCLRYVEKKRGKVVERFIGLMHVGDTTSLSLRSAIMTLLVEHSLSPSKIRGQGYDGASNMKGEIHGLKTLIMKDTPSTYYVHCFAHQLQLTLVAISKKNDDCSWLFETVGILLNVIGVSCKRNELIRDIQAQKVAQALEVGELESGSGLNQELSLKRPGDTRWGSHYKTLLNIMDLFSAIFEVLTMIGKKDSIFSDKGKAQGILYLLESFDFVFMAQLMTTIFGYTNDLCLALQRRDQDIINAMRLVTLTKDQLQKMREDGWEIHLNKVISICNKNDIVVSDMKAHYSPHGRSKRFVQQVSYLHHFRVDVFIKVIDLLLQELDNRFDEVNMELLRCMACFNPRDGFSSFDKEKVLKLATFYPSEFSNIDLMNLECQLDLFIGDMRSDEDFRNLRDISSLLVKLVETKRDVVYSRVALLIKLILILPVATASVERVFSGMTFVKNKLRNSMGDQPLNDCLVTFIEKDVFLQVSDDDVVNRFEAMKTRRKINQI, from the coding sequence ATGGTTTCTTTAGATAATGTTAGTGATGTGATTAACAAAGAATATAATGTTCGCTTGAAGGCTTCAATTTCTTGTTTACGTTACCTATTGGGACAAGGCATGGCATTTCGTGGTCATAGGGAAGGTGAAGATTCCCTTAATAGGGGAAATTTTATTGAACTTTTAAAATGGTTGAAGGCACATAATGAAGTTATTTCAAAAGTGACTTTGGAAAATGCCCCTAGAAATTGTCAATTGACATCTCCAACTATTCAAAAAGACATCATCAATTGTTGTGCTAAAGAAACAATGAAGAGAATTGTGGATGATCTTGGTGATGACTACTTTGCTATATTAGCCGATGAATCTAGTGATGTGTCCCAAAAGGAAGAATTGGCTCTTTGTTTGCGCTATGTTGAAAAGAAAAGGGGAAAGGTAGTTGAGCGATTCATTGGTCTTATGCATGTTGGTGATACTACATCTTTGTCTCTTAGAAGTGCAATTATGACTTTACTTGTTGAACATTCATTAAGCCCATCCAAGATTCGAGGACAAGGATATGATGGGGCTAGTAACATGAAGGGTGAGATACATGGACTCAAGACTTTGATCATGAAAGATACTCCAAGCACTTACTACGTACATTGCTTTGCCCACCAGCTTCAACTAACATTAGTAGCCATTTCAAAAAAGAACGATGATTGTAGTTGGCTTTTTGAAACTGTTGGAATTTTGTTGAATGTAATTGGAGTTTCTTgtaagagaaatgaattgATTCGTGACATTCAAGCACAAAAAGTTGCTCAAGCATTGGAAGTTGGTGAGCTTGAATCGGGATCGGGGTTGAATCAAGAACTTAGTTTGAAGAGGCCTGGAGACACTCGTTGGGGTTCTCACTACAAGACTCTTTTGAATATCATGGACTTGTTTTCTGCGATTTTTGAAGTTCTTACAATGATTGGAAAGAAAGATTCAATTTTCAGTGATAAGGGAAAAGCTCAAGGCATTTTGTACTTACTAGAGTCATTTGATTTCGTGTTTATGGCACAACTAATGACTACTATATTTGGGTACACTAACGATTTGTGTCTTGCTTTGCAAAGAAGAGATCAAGACATCATTAATGCTATGAGGCTTGTCACTCTAACCAAAGATCAACTACAGAAAATGAGGGAGGATGGATGGGAGATTCACTTGAACAAGGTAATCTCAATTTgcaataaaaatgacattgttGTTTCGGATATGAAAGCTCACTATAGCCCTCATGGAAGATCAAAACGTTTTGTTCAACAAGTTTCATATCTTCATCATTTTCGTGTTGATGTGTTTATCAAAGTGATTGACTTATTACTTCAAGAACTTGATAATCGATTCGATGAAGTTAATATGGAGTTGCTCAGATGTATGGCTTGCTTCAATCCTAGAGATGGCTTCTCTTCTTTTGACAAGGAAAAGGTACTCAAACTTGCCACTTTTTATCCTTCCGAATTTTCAAACATTGATTTGATGAACCTTGAGTGCCAACTTGATTTATTCATTGGAGATATGAGAAGTGATGAAGACTTTCGGAATTTGCGAGATATTAGTTCTCTTTTGGTGAAGCTTGTTGAAACAAAAAGAGATGTGGTTTATTCACGTGTGGCTTTGCTTAtcaagttgattttgattcttCCGGTTGCCACTGCAAGTGTAGAGAGAGTGTTTTCTGGAATGACGTTTGTGAAGAATAAGTTGCGAAATAGTATGGGTGATCAACCTTTGAATGATTGTTTGGTCACTTTCATTGAGAAAGATGTGTTTCTACAAGTATCCGATGACGATGTAGTGAATCGTTTTGAAGCAATGAAGACTCGTcgaaaaataaatcagatataa